The DNA sequence GGGAGCATCAGACGGCGGTTGATGAAGTTGGACACAGCGGAGATCGAGAGGGAGAACGCCAGGTACACGGCCATCAGGAACGCGAACACCTGCGGGGCGGGGAAGCCCTGACTGGTGGCGATGAACGAGATGCGGGTCACCTCGTAGTACCCGATCGCCACCGCCAGCGACGAGT is a window from the Actinomycetota bacterium genome containing:
- a CDS encoding amino acid ABC transporter permease, with protein sequence SSLAVAIGYYEVTRISFIATSQGFPAPQVFAFLMAVYLAFSLSISAVSNFINRRLMLPTR